The Streptococcaceae bacterium ESL0687 genome has a segment encoding these proteins:
- the groL gene encoding chaperonin GroEL (60 kDa chaperone family; promotes refolding of misfolded polypeptides especially under stressful conditions; forms two stacked rings of heptamers to form a barrel-shaped 14mer; ends can be capped by GroES; misfolded proteins enter the barrel where they are refolded when GroES binds) encodes MAKDIKFSSDARSSMVRGVDILADTVKVTLGPKGRNVVLEKSFGSPLITNDGVTIAKEIELEDHFENMGAKLVSEVASKTNDIAGDGTTTATVLTQAIVREGLKNVTAGANPIGIRRGIEKATAQAVEAIKEISKPVKGKEEIASVASVSSRSERVGEYISEAMERVGEDGVITIEESRGMDTELEVVEGMQFDRGYLSQYMVTDNEKMVADLENPYILITDKKISNIQDVLPLLEEILQQNRPLLIIADDVDGEALPTLVLNKIRGTFNVVAVKAPGFGDRRKAMLEDIAILTGGTVITEDLGLDLKDASLASLGSAAKVVVDKDSTVIVEGAGNKDNISNRVAVIRSQMEQTTSEFDREKLQERLAKLSGGVAVIKVGAATETELKEMKLRIEDALNATRAAVEEGIVSGGGTALVSVIPAVAELELVGDEATGRNIVLRALEEPVRQIAINAGYEGSVIIDRLKNSEGTTGFNAATGEWVDMLEAGIVDPAKVTRSALQNAASVASLILTTEAVVANKPEPEMPNPAMGMDPSMMGGMM; translated from the coding sequence ATGGCAAAAGATATTAAATTTTCATCAGATGCAAGAAGCTCTATGGTGCGCGGAGTGGATATTTTAGCAGATACAGTTAAAGTTACCCTTGGACCAAAGGGTCGCAATGTTGTACTTGAAAAAAGCTTTGGCTCACCTTTAATCACCAATGACGGTGTAACCATCGCAAAAGAAATTGAACTAGAAGATCATTTTGAAAATATGGGAGCTAAACTTGTTTCAGAAGTTGCTTCAAAAACAAATGATATTGCAGGAGATGGTACAACGACTGCTACTGTTCTAACTCAGGCTATTGTCCGTGAAGGACTTAAAAATGTGACCGCAGGAGCAAATCCAATTGGTATCCGTCGTGGTATTGAAAAGGCAACAGCACAAGCGGTTGAAGCCATTAAAGAAATTTCAAAACCCGTTAAAGGTAAGGAAGAAATTGCTTCGGTTGCTAGTGTTTCAAGCCGTTCTGAGCGAGTAGGTGAATATATTTCAGAAGCCATGGAGCGTGTGGGTGAGGACGGTGTAATCACCATTGAAGAATCACGTGGTATGGATACTGAACTTGAGGTTGTTGAAGGAATGCAATTTGACCGTGGTTACCTTTCACAATACATGGTAACAGACAATGAGAAGATGGTTGCAGATCTTGAAAATCCTTATATCCTTATTACTGATAAGAAAATTTCAAACATTCAAGATGTTCTTCCGCTTTTAGAAGAGATTCTTCAACAAAATAGACCCCTATTAATTATTGCTGATGATGTTGACGGAGAAGCTCTACCAACTCTAGTTCTTAATAAAATTCGTGGTACCTTTAATGTTGTAGCTGTAAAAGCACCGGGATTTGGTGATCGTAGAAAGGCCATGCTTGAAGATATTGCTATTCTTACTGGTGGAACTGTAATCACTGAAGATCTTGGTCTTGATTTAAAAGATGCAAGCCTTGCCTCTCTTGGATCAGCTGCTAAGGTAGTTGTAGATAAGGATTCGACAGTCATTGTTGAAGGCGCTGGTAATAAAGATAATATCAGTAACCGAGTTGCCGTAATCCGTTCACAAATGGAGCAAACTACTAGTGAGTTTGACCGTGAAAAACTTCAAGAGCGTCTGGCAAAATTATCAGGTGGTGTTGCTGTAATCAAAGTTGGAGCTGCCACTGAAACTGAACTTAAGGAAATGAAACTTCGAATTGAAGATGCCCTTAATGCAACTAGGGCTGCAGTTGAAGAAGGAATTGTAAGTGGTGGGGGAACAGCTCTTGTATCTGTTATTCCAGCAGTTGCCGAACTTGAGCTAGTTGGTGATGAAGCAACAGGGCGTAATATCGTTCTTCGTGCCCTTGAAGAGCCGGTGCGTCAAATTGCTATAAATGCTGGTTATGAAGGTAGTGTTATCATTGACCGCCTTAAAAATAGCGAAGGTACTACAGGTTTCAATGCTGCCACAGGTGAATGGGTTGATATGCTTGAAGCAGGGATTGTTGACCCTGCTAAGGTAACACGTTCTGCCCTTCAAAATGCAGCAAGTGTTGCCAGTCTAATTCTTACAACTGAAGCAGTTGTTGCCAATAAACCAGAACCTGAAATGCCAAATCCTGCTATGGGAATGGATCCATCAATGATGGGTGGTATGATGTAA
- a CDS encoding aminopeptidase, whose amino-acid sequence MMATFEENLKKYAELIVKIGVNVGDDHTVVLNISVEQAPLARLIVKEAYRQGAREVIVRWSDEVVNRERLISAKNLDEIKESTSKMFDEWIESGASRISIVSDDPAAYEGVDPERIALAQATNGKASRKLGAALQANKFSWLVAAAASPAWAHEVFPDLDPEEATSKLWDEIFKATRTNLENPVEAWDAHDKLLTSKAKWLNEQKFDKFHYKAPGTDLVVGLPKNYVFEGPSSANSRGEKFIANMPTEEVFSAPDKRRVDGVVSSTRPLSYAGTIIDGIKLTLENGRITEVYAEKGQEVLEKLVATDEGSHYFGEIALVPNSSPISASGITFFETLFDENASNHIAIGQAYAFSVEGGTEMSQEELDQAGLNRSDVHVDFMIGSSQMDIDGIKEDGSLVPIFRKGEWA is encoded by the coding sequence ATTATGGCTACATTTGAAGAAAATTTAAAAAAATATGCAGAATTAATTGTTAAAATCGGAGTAAACGTAGGAGATGACCACACAGTTGTCCTAAATATTTCGGTAGAACAAGCACCTCTAGCAAGATTAATTGTAAAAGAAGCTTACCGTCAAGGGGCCCGTGAGGTTATAGTAAGATGGTCGGATGAAGTTGTTAATAGGGAACGTTTGATTTCAGCTAAAAATCTAGATGAAATTAAAGAATCGACAAGTAAGATGTTTGATGAATGGATTGAATCAGGAGCTAGCCGTATTAGTATTGTTTCAGATGACCCAGCAGCTTATGAGGGTGTTGATCCAGAAAGAATTGCCCTTGCCCAGGCTACAAATGGTAAGGCTAGTAGAAAATTAGGGGCAGCCCTTCAGGCCAACAAATTTTCATGGCTTGTAGCTGCAGCAGCTAGTCCAGCTTGGGCCCATGAGGTATTCCCAGATTTAGATCCTGAAGAAGCAACAAGTAAATTATGGGATGAAATTTTTAAGGCAACTAGAACAAATCTTGAAAATCCAGTAGAAGCTTGGGATGCACACGATAAACTTTTAACATCAAAGGCTAAGTGGCTAAATGAACAAAAATTTGATAAATTCCATTATAAAGCTCCAGGTACTGACTTGGTTGTTGGACTACCAAAGAACTATGTTTTTGAAGGACCAAGTAGTGCTAACTCTCGCGGAGAAAAATTCATAGCCAATATGCCAACAGAAGAGGTTTTCTCAGCGCCTGATAAAAGACGGGTTGACGGTGTTGTATCAAGTACTAGACCTTTAAGCTATGCTGGAACAATTATTGACGGCATTAAATTAACTCTTGAAAATGGGCGCATCACAGAAGTTTATGCTGAAAAAGGACAAGAAGTTTTAGAAAAATTAGTCGCAACAGATGAAGGTAGTCACTACTTCGGTGAAATTGCCCTAGTTCCTAATTCAAGTCCAATTTCAGCTAGTGGAATTACCTTCTTTGAAACACTTTTTGATGAAAATGCTTCAAATCATATTGCCATTGGTCAGGCCTATGCCTTTAGTGTTGAAGGTGGTACTGAAATGAGTCAAGAGGAGTTGGACCAAGCAGGTCTCAATAGAAGTGATGTCCATGTTGACTTTATGATTGGTAGCTCTCAAATGGATATTGATGGTATTAAAGAAGATGGAAGCCTTGTTCCAATATTTAGAAAGGGTGAGTGGGCATGA
- a CDS encoding aldose 1-epimerase family protein: MSEQTLKNEFLTLVVKSKGAELQSIKSKDGVEYLWQGDKEFWGRRAPILFPIVGRLKNESYNYEGKNYQLSGHGFARDKEFKLEHKLFDSLKNQLEYELKYDDETLAVYPFKFSLKIIYRLVDNQIEVKYIVKNLDDKPMFFGIGAHPAFNIPVVQGNFEDYMVTILPEEKRARIPLDVKEGTLHLDQEFTSDQSEYPLTRELFSKDALIFRTPDPTDVIISNRFDERRVKVSYQGMPYLGIWSPYPKEAPFVCLEPWCGLADDDQTDGDIMNKYAVNELLADQKFECKYTIEID; the protein is encoded by the coding sequence ATGAGTGAACAAACCTTAAAAAATGAATTTCTAACCCTAGTTGTTAAAAGCAAGGGTGCGGAACTTCAAAGTATTAAATCTAAGGACGGGGTAGAGTACCTGTGGCAGGGAGATAAAGAATTTTGGGGTCGCCGTGCCCCCATCCTCTTTCCTATTGTTGGCCGCCTAAAGAATGAAAGTTATAACTATGAGGGTAAAAATTATCAACTTTCAGGTCATGGTTTTGCAAGGGATAAAGAATTCAAACTTGAACACAAGCTTTTTGATAGTTTAAAAAATCAACTTGAATATGAGTTGAAATATGATGATGAGACCTTAGCAGTCTATCCTTTTAAATTTTCTTTAAAGATTATTTACCGTCTTGTTGACAATCAAATTGAAGTTAAATATATTGTTAAAAATTTAGATGACAAACCAATGTTCTTTGGAATAGGAGCACACCCAGCCTTTAATATCCCGGTGGTTCAAGGAAATTTTGAAGACTATATGGTTACTATTTTGCCAGAAGAAAAAAGAGCAAGAATTCCTTTAGATGTTAAGGAAGGAACGCTTCATTTGGATCAAGAATTTACAAGTGATCAGTCTGAATATCCTCTAACTAGGGAGTTATTCTCCAAGGATGCCCTTATCTTTAGGACACCAGATCCAACAGATGTTATAATTTCTAACAGATTTGATGAAAGAAGGGTGAAGGTTTCTTATCAAGGCATGCCTTATCTGGGAATTTGGAGTCCGTATCCTAAAGAAGCTCCCTTTGTTTGCTTGGAACCTTGGTGTGGTCTTGCTGACGATGATCAAACAGATGGTGATATTATGAATAAATACGCCGTTAATGAGCTTCTAGCTGACCAAAAATTTGAATGTAAATATACGATTGAGATTGATTAA
- a CDS encoding ammonium transporter, with translation MDGASTVFIIICAAMVFLMTPALAFFYGGLERRKNVLNTMMMAVVSLALASLMWFVVGYSLSFSGDGLFFGNLKHVFLDNVSMFDNNLHSLKIPDGLFAGFQMMFSIITVGILTGSVTGRMRMQALLLFIPLWLLLVYYPLAHMVWGGGFLEEIHSIDFAGGNVVHISSGVSGLVLALILGKRREYNHLEYRPHNVPFVLLGAGLLWFGWFGFNAGSALEASGLAVHAFMTTHLAAAAAMFSWIVIELILIKKPTLVGASTGLVVGLVGITPGAGFVPLWAAVVIGLLVSPICYFAISKVKQVFSYDDSLDAFGCHAIGGIFGGLATGLFTSKALSPEEGYHGLVFGDIKLFLAQFEAIVFTIILSVAMTWIIAKFISFFVKLRVEDRAEAIGLDDSEHDETAYPTFMGLDS, from the coding sequence ATGGACGGAGCAAGCACGGTTTTTATAATTATTTGTGCAGCTATGGTATTTTTAATGACACCGGCTTTGGCTTTCTTTTACGGAGGTCTTGAACGGCGTAAAAATGTATTGAACACGATGATGATGGCGGTGGTGTCTTTGGCTCTGGCCTCGCTCATGTGGTTTGTAGTAGGTTATAGCTTATCCTTTAGTGGAGACGGCTTATTCTTTGGAAATTTAAAGCATGTCTTCTTGGATAATGTGAGTATGTTTGACAACAATCTTCATTCTCTGAAAATTCCTGATGGTTTGTTTGCTGGTTTTCAAATGATGTTTTCAATAATCACTGTAGGGATTTTAACCGGGTCAGTTACTGGAAGAATGCGAATGCAGGCCTTACTGCTCTTTATTCCCCTTTGGCTTCTTCTGGTCTACTATCCTTTGGCACACATGGTGTGGGGCGGTGGTTTCCTCGAGGAAATTCATTCAATTGATTTTGCAGGAGGAAATGTGGTTCATATATCAAGTGGTGTATCTGGACTGGTACTTGCTTTAATTCTTGGTAAGCGTAGGGAATATAATCACCTGGAATACCGTCCTCACAATGTTCCCTTTGTTCTTTTAGGAGCAGGTTTGTTATGGTTTGGTTGGTTTGGTTTTAATGCAGGTAGTGCCCTTGAAGCTAGTGGCCTTGCTGTTCACGCCTTTATGACCACTCACTTAGCGGCAGCGGCAGCCATGTTTTCGTGGATTGTCATTGAATTGATTTTAATCAAAAAACCAACTCTTGTTGGGGCATCAACTGGCCTTGTTGTAGGTTTAGTTGGAATAACTCCAGGAGCTGGCTTTGTCCCTCTTTGGGCAGCTGTCGTTATTGGACTCCTGGTAAGTCCAATTTGCTACTTTGCTATCTCTAAGGTAAAACAGGTATTTTCTTATGATGATTCCTTGGACGCCTTTGGTTGCCATGCAATCGGTGGTATCTTCGGCGGGCTAGCAACTGGATTATTTACAAGTAAAGCTCTAAGCCCGGAAGAAGGCTATCATGGACTGGTCTTTGGTGATATCAAATTATTTCTGGCCCAGTTTGAAGCCATTGTTTTCACCATTATTTTATCAGTTGCCATGACCTGGATAATCGCGAAATTTATAAGCTTTTTTGTTAAACTTCGCGTTGAAGATAGGGCAGAGGCAATTGGTTTAGATGATAGTGAGCATGATGAAACTGCATATCCAACATTTATGGGATTAGATAGTTAG
- a CDS encoding P-II family nitrogen regulator, translated as MKKIEAVIRTEKLEDLKVKWADNSHITGMTVSQVLGFGEQKGFKEYIRGKAIQPMLLARVKVEIICADNLVDQIVEEICQAVYTGEAGDGKIFVSPVEKVIKIRTGQEEKD; from the coding sequence ATGAAGAAGATAGAAGCGGTTATTCGAACTGAAAAACTGGAGGACCTTAAAGTTAAGTGGGCTGACAATAGTCATATAACAGGAATGACTGTTAGTCAGGTGCTTGGCTTTGGGGAACAAAAGGGCTTTAAGGAATACATTCGTGGTAAGGCCATTCAACCCATGCTCCTTGCTAGAGTAAAGGTGGAAATTATCTGCGCTGATAATCTAGTAGATCAAATAGTTGAAGAAATTTGCCAGGCTGTTTATACCGGTGAAGCAGGTGATGGAAAGATATTTGTTTCACCTGTTGAAAAAGTTATCAAAATTCGAACTGGCCAGGAAGAAAAAGACTAA
- the murD gene encoding UDP-N-acetylmuramoyl-L-alanine--D-glutamate ligase, with protein sequence MKKISKFQNEKVLVLGLAKSGASAAKVLNSLGAFVTVNDGKKIDENVEGQELLEKGIRVISGSHPLELLDEDFSLVVKNPGIPYENPMVEKALSKGIPVITEVELAYLISQADIIGITGSNGKTTTTTMIADILNAAGQSAKLSGNIGFPASDVASKAESTDTLVMELSSFQLMGIDEFHPHIALITNIFSAHLDYHGSQENYEAAKWRIQKNMDQDDYLVLNHNQKLLRDLAQKTKAQVVFFSSTEKVDGAYAQEGKIFYRDEYVMDAAELSLPGEHNLENALAAIAVTKLKGASNAAIKEVLSHFSGVKHRLQFVGSINDIKFYNDSKATNILATQKALSGFANDKLWLLAGGLDRGNGFEELIPDVKDLKGMIVFGQTAPKLKELAENQGIFLLETKDVAEAVKVAYDHAQAGDTVLLSPANASWDQYPNFEIRGDIFIKEVEKIKENL encoded by the coding sequence ATGAAAAAAATTTCAAAATTTCAAAATGAAAAAGTTTTGGTTTTAGGACTTGCCAAAAGTGGTGCAAGTGCAGCAAAAGTTCTTAATAGTTTAGGAGCCTTTGTCACAGTTAATGACGGTAAGAAAATTGATGAAAATGTTGAAGGGCAAGAGCTGCTAGAAAAAGGAATTAGAGTGATAAGCGGCAGTCATCCCCTTGAACTTCTTGATGAAGATTTTTCTCTAGTCGTGAAAAATCCAGGGATTCCTTATGAGAATCCAATGGTAGAAAAGGCTCTTTCTAAGGGTATTCCCGTTATAACTGAGGTTGAACTTGCCTATTTAATCAGCCAAGCAGATATAATTGGAATTACTGGATCAAATGGTAAGACTACAACCACCACCATGATTGCAGATATTTTAAACGCAGCAGGCCAGTCGGCCAAATTATCAGGAAATATTGGTTTCCCGGCTAGTGATGTGGCTTCTAAAGCTGAAAGTACAGATACTCTGGTTATGGAATTATCAAGTTTTCAGTTAATGGGCATAGATGAGTTTCATCCTCATATTGCATTAATTACTAATATTTTTTCTGCCCATTTGGACTATCATGGTAGCCAGGAAAATTATGAGGCCGCTAAGTGGCGGATTCAAAAAAATATGGATCAGGATGATTATTTGGTCCTAAATCATAATCAAAAACTTTTGAGAGACTTGGCGCAAAAGACAAAAGCTCAGGTTGTTTTCTTTTCTAGTACCGAAAAGGTTGACGGAGCTTATGCTCAAGAAGGAAAGATTTTTTACCGGGATGAGTATGTCATGGATGCGGCTGAACTTTCCCTTCCTGGGGAGCATAATCTTGAGAATGCTCTAGCGGCAATAGCTGTTACTAAATTAAAGGGTGCTTCAAATGCAGCTATCAAGGAAGTTTTATCTCATTTTTCTGGTGTAAAGCACCGTTTACAGTTTGTTGGAAGTATCAACGATATCAAATTTTATAACGATAGTAAGGCAACTAATATTTTAGCAACCCAAAAGGCCTTAAGTGGTTTTGCAAATGATAAACTATGGTTACTTGCTGGAGGACTTGACCGAGGCAATGGTTTTGAAGAATTAATTCCTGACGTTAAAGATCTAAAGGGAATGATTGTTTTTGGCCAAACTGCTCCTAAGTTAAAAGAACTTGCCGAGAATCAGGGTATTTTCTTACTGGAAACTAAGGATGTAGCTGAAGCAGTTAAGGTAGCCTATGACCATGCTCAAGCCGGTGATACCGTTCTTCTTAGTCCTGCCAATGCTAGTTGGGATCAATATCCTAATTTTGAAATTCGTGGAGATATTTTCATTAAAGAGGTCGAAAAGATAAAGGAAAATTTATGA
- the murG gene encoding undecaprenyldiphospho-muramoylpentapeptide beta-N-acetylglucosaminyltransferase gives MKIVVTGGGTGGHIYPALAFIRYLKNVESELEVLYVGTKHGLESKLVPEVGIDFETVDVQAFKRSFDVSNLKTAYKFVKSIGEAKGILKDFNPDIVLGMGGYASAPIVYAAAQLAIPTVLHEQDSIPGLTNKFLSGSARKIALGFQGTAQYFPEDKAVYTGNPRAQEVADLYAPGALGVFNMSTERKTVLIFGGSRGAFTINEAMLDVLPKFIGKSYQVVYVAGETYYREFEQAFKEYEEEDNIAVVPYISNMSEIMSNVDLLVSRAGATTIAEATALGLPSILIPSPHDPGNHQEKNAETLEKTGAAEVILDSELTGDRILLEVEKIFSNESVYRKMSEASLREGVPDSNIRLHQVIKSCLV, from the coding sequence ATGAAAATAGTAGTAACTGGTGGAGGTACAGGAGGTCACATCTATCCAGCTTTAGCTTTTATTAGATATTTAAAAAACGTGGAATCTGAGCTTGAGGTCTTATATGTTGGAACCAAGCATGGTCTTGAAAGTAAATTGGTTCCTGAGGTTGGGATTGATTTTGAAACTGTAGATGTTCAGGCCTTTAAAAGAAGTTTTGATGTCTCTAACTTAAAAACTGCCTATAAATTTGTTAAATCGATTGGTGAGGCCAAGGGTATCTTAAAGGACTTCAATCCTGACATTGTACTAGGTATGGGTGGCTACGCTTCTGCACCGATTGTCTATGCGGCAGCCCAACTTGCTATTCCTACTGTCCTGCATGAACAAGATAGTATTCCAGGGCTGACCAATAAATTTTTAAGTGGTTCAGCTCGAAAGATTGCCTTAGGCTTCCAAGGAACAGCCCAGTACTTTCCAGAGGATAAGGCAGTTTACACTGGAAATCCTAGGGCTCAAGAGGTTGCTGATCTCTACGCACCAGGTGCTTTAGGGGTTTTTAACATGTCGACTGAGAGAAAGACCGTTTTAATCTTTGGTGGCTCAAGGGGTGCTTTCACAATAAATGAAGCCATGCTTGATGTTCTACCGAAATTCATAGGCAAAAGCTATCAGGTTGTTTATGTGGCTGGTGAAACTTATTACCGGGAATTTGAACAGGCCTTTAAGGAGTATGAGGAAGAGGACAATATTGCAGTTGTTCCTTATATTTCAAATATGTCAGAAATTATGTCAAATGTTGATCTTTTAGTAAGTCGGGCCGGAGCAACAACTATTGCCGAAGCTACGGCTTTAGGTCTTCCGTCAATCTTAATCCCAAGCCCACATGATCCAGGTAACCACCAGGAGAAAAATGCTGAAACTTTAGAAAAAACAGGAGCAGCAGAGGTTATTTTGGATTCAGAGCTTACAGGGGATAGAATTTTATTAGAAGTTGAAAAAATATTTTCTAATGAATCAGTTTACAGAAAGATGTCTGAGGCATCGCTTAGAGAAGGAGTACCAGACTCAAATATTCGCTTACACCAAGTGATTAAAAGTTGTTTAGTATAA